A genomic region of [Eubacterium] eligens ATCC 27750 contains the following coding sequences:
- a CDS encoding SMI1/KNR4 family protein — protein MYTKIEIPENNSLKSKIEELYEWCDKRDNDDELGKTYFNEPIDEDKLNKWEEANGVKIPETYKEWLRFTEKCLIDGTSAMFWGTDDFHHNFMPDNLTVIGEMSGDGEVVCFSNDNGEFMGYYEGDITYRTNDFSQVIDQIFERNSAWGGLSKEDIELFMEFCERNKREKAEMEHDD, from the coding sequence ATGTATACAAAGATAGAGATACCAGAAAATAACAGTTTAAAGAGTAAGATTGAAGAATTATATGAGTGGTGTGACAAGCGGGACAATGATGATGAACTTGGAAAAACATATTTTAATGAACCAATAGATGAAGATAAATTAAATAAATGGGAGGAGGCAAATGGCGTAAAGATTCCAGAGACATATAAGGAATGGCTCAGATTTACAGAAAAATGTCTGATTGATGGAACGAGTGCGATGTTTTGGGGAACAGATGATTTTCATCATAATTTTATGCCAGATAATCTGACGGTTATAGGAGAAATGTCAGGAGATGGAGAAGTAGTATGCTTCTCCAATGATAATGGCGAATTCATGGGATATTATGAAGGAGATATTACATATAGAACAAATGATTTTTCTCAGGTTATTGATCAAATATTTGAGAGAAATAGCGCTTGGGGTGGATTGTCTAAGGAAGATATAGAATTGTTTATGGAATTTTGTGAAAGAAATAAAAGGGAAAAAGCAGAAATGGAACACGATGATTAA
- the pyrE gene encoding orotate phosphoribosyltransferase: MEQYKQEFIDFMVESDVLKFGDFTLKSGRKSPFFMNAGAYVTGTQLARLGEYYAKAIHETYGDDFDVLFGPAYKGIPISVVTAVAYAKLYGKEVRYCSDRKEEKDHGADKGGFLGSKLKDGDRVIMIEDVTTSGKSMEETVPKVRGAADVTIVGLMVSLNRMEVGLGGKVSALEEIKERYGFPTSAIVSMADVVEHLYNKECEGKVVIDDALKAAIDKYYAEYGVKNA, translated from the coding sequence ATGGAGCAGTATAAGCAGGAATTTATAGATTTCATGGTAGAGAGTGATGTGTTAAAGTTTGGAGATTTTACTTTAAAGAGTGGAAGAAAGTCACCTTTCTTCATGAACGCAGGTGCGTATGTTACAGGAACACAGCTTGCAAGACTTGGTGAGTATTATGCAAAGGCTATTCATGAAACATATGGTGATGATTTTGATGTACTGTTCGGACCAGCATATAAGGGAATTCCAATCAGCGTAGTTACAGCAGTTGCATATGCAAAGCTTTACGGCAAGGAAGTAAGATACTGCTCAGACCGTAAGGAAGAGAAGGACCATGGTGCTGATAAGGGCGGATTTCTCGGAAGCAAGTTAAAGGATGGCGACAGAGTCATTATGATAGAAGATGTAACAACATCTGGTAAGTCGATGGAAGAGACAGTTCCTAAGGTAAGAGGGGCAGCAGATGTTACTATTGTAGGACTTATGGTTTCACTTAACCGTATGGAAGTAGGCCTTGGCGGAAAGGTGAGTGCGCTTGAGGAGATTAAGGAAAGATACGGTTTCCCAACAAGCGCAATTGTATCTATGGCAGATGTTGTAGAACACCTTTACAATAAAGAGTGTGAGGGTAAGGTAGTTATTGATGATGCACTAAAAGCAGCAATTGACAAGTATTACGCAGAATATGGTGTTAAGAACGCATAA
- a CDS encoding VanZ family protein, with protein MKKKHYVTLIKWALFVIYMILLFYVVFFAEGMGRAEIASGYKYNLTLFTEIRRYWRYLGHFDSLGWIAFLNIIGNVLAFIPFGIFVPWLSNGRINVFATFAYGFALSLTIETVQLICKVGCFDVDDLVLNVLGALCGYAIYAIAYRIVKMFSKKDR; from the coding sequence ATGAAAAAGAAACATTATGTAACGCTTATAAAATGGGCGCTTTTTGTTATATATATGATTCTGCTCTTTTATGTAGTCTTTTTCGCAGAAGGAATGGGAAGGGCAGAGATAGCCAGCGGTTACAAATACAATCTTACACTGTTCACGGAAATCAGGCGCTATTGGCGTTATCTTGGACATTTTGACTCGCTTGGCTGGATAGCATTTCTTAATATAATTGGAAATGTGCTGGCATTCATACCATTTGGAATATTCGTGCCGTGGCTTTCCAATGGCAGAATTAATGTTTTTGCTACATTTGCATATGGATTCGCACTGTCGCTTACAATAGAAACAGTACAGCTTATATGTAAGGTCGGATGCTTTGATGTTGATGACCTTGTGCTTAATGTACTGGGAGCATTGTGCGGTTATGCGATATATGCGATAGCATACAGAATAGTTAAAATGTTTAGTAAAAAGGACAGGTGA
- a CDS encoding DUF6142 family protein produces the protein MKLFNKYKFSDKSQALGGLISTAMGILSLLSFGYGVYLSFKAAGEGGLRVGSLGILSLILAVIGTVIGLISFKEDNKFYGTSRFGSMLCGVIAVFMIAVFLMGI, from the coding sequence ATGAAACTTTTTAATAAATACAAGTTCTCTGATAAAAGTCAGGCACTTGGGGGTTTGATATCGACTGCGATGGGAATACTGTCATTGCTTTCTTTTGGTTACGGAGTGTATCTGTCTTTTAAAGCAGCAGGAGAAGGCGGCTTAAGAGTAGGAAGTCTTGGAATATTAAGCCTTATCTTAGCGGTAATTGGAACAGTAATCGGACTAATCAGCTTCAAAGAAGATAATAAGTTCTACGGAACTTCGAGATTTGGTTCAATGCTGTGTGGGGTAATAGCAGTATTTATGATAGCAGTATTCTTAATGGGAATATAA